Genomic segment of Porites lutea chromosome 13, jaPorLute2.1, whole genome shotgun sequence:
TGGATTGTGTGAAGAATATTCAAACAGCATTGTTTATTGACTTGGCCATCTTCTTTCCATATAAGGAAGTTCATGACGCATAATGTTTGTAGGACTTATTATGCAAACAAATGTCGGCAAGGaaagtctttttttcaaattaccAAGTTTATTTTGGCAATATCGGCTTACTTTAAGAGcgagctaatattcatcttttgtattagttttaattttgcgAGCGTTAGGGGAAATAATCGATTCAGTCACCGTAtgtagaaaaaacaaagagtTAAAGAAAGCAATTGGACTTCAACAGTATCGCGGTTACGGTGTCTGTTAATCTCAAGCTGATTGAACCAAAATAGGAACGAATTTCTCCATTATTGATGTTATCATACGGCTATAGAGAGAGGTTTCATTATGGATCctagaaagtttttaaaacgacTTGCCCGTGAGCTTGGTTTATTGCGAAACGATGAGTCAAGTTCGACGGCGGAGCAAAAGGTTTCTCAACCTGAAAACTTCCAACATCGTGTTCATGTGGCCCTGGATGAAAATTCAGGTGGATTTGTTGGTTTACCGCCACAATGGAAACAGATCGTTGAAAAAACTAAATCGGATGGAGATTCgctaaatgaaaacgcgcgttCTGCGTCGGGAACACGCTTCGCGCAAAGACTGCGCCACAAAAGCGACGATCGCCGCGCGTTAGATCGCACTTACTTGAGAACAAGCAGAGAAAATTTCGCAAGTCTTGCCGCTTCTTTGGACACGCCGAGGTCAAGAGCTAGTGTCGCCGACAGTCAAGATTTAATCATTGAAAGGCTAAAACGCGAGCTAAGAGAGTATAAGGCACGGAATCCACAGGGGATTACCGAATCTACCGAAGATGTGCTTGGACGTAGCACAATGCAAGACCTTAATATTGCCTCGCAATCAATGGCATCGTCATCTAGGCTTGTAGTATCAAATCATGGAAGGTTTAACAGTACACTTCCGAGGTCTTACTTGAGTAATCCGCATAAATTTGATGAATCAACTGCAGAAGACGAAGGGCGATCTTCAATAGGCAATCATGTAAATTCTGGACTGGGGGAGTCATCTAAAAACGCGCTCTCACCGATGAGGAATCGAAACTCAAATGGCGCGATTCCAAATCATGGAAGATTTTATAACAGTACACTTCCGAGGTCTTTCTTGAGTGATTCACATGAATTTGATGAATCAATAGAAGACGAGGTTTTTCCTAGTCAGCATGAAGAGCGATCTTCAATAAGCAATCACAAAAATTATGCAGAGTCATCTAAAAACGCGCTCTCACCGATGAAGAATCGAAACTCACATGGCGCGATTCCAAGCCAATCTCTAACGAAACTCAACGGTCTAAGGGCAAATGGAAACGTAAGAGCCTTACGAAGATCCGAAAGTGAGGTTTAACAAAGGGAAAAAGTTCGTAAATGACGCTTTAAATTGAAGGCGATGTTTATTGCGCCAGAGCTTGCGAACACGGCAAATTGCACC
This window contains:
- the LOC140922872 gene encoding uncharacterized protein → MDPRKFLKRLARELGLLRNDESSSTAEQKVSQPENFQHRVHVALDENSGGFVGLPPQWKQIVEKTKSDGDSLNENARSASGTRFAQRLRHKSDDRRALDRTYLRTSRENFASLAASLDTPRSRASVADSQDLIIERLKRELREYKARNPQGITESTEDVLGRSTMQDLNIASQSMASSSRLVVSNHGRFNSTLPRSYLSNPHKFDESTAEDEGRSSIGNHVNSGLGESSKNALSPMRNRNSNGAIPNHGRFYNSTLPRSFLSDSHEFDESIEDEVFPSQHEERSSISNHKNYAESSKNALSPMKNRNSHGAIPSQSLTKLNGLRANGNVRALRRSESEV